The genomic stretch GTCGTTAATAGCGGGGGGACTATCCTGGACTTTATGCGACATATCCGCGACCTCAACAAAGAGGTTTCTGTTGTGGTGATCACTGGAGTCATGCAAGCTCGGTGTGTTTCTGGTGGAAGATTGACTGCTGCTCTTGCGAAATATGACAACCTGCAATTTATAACCCTACGTATTTCGGAGAACAAGTACAAGGGAACAGGGGCCAGTGATACCGGAAATCGTCTTTTTAATACTCTCCATCTGCCCTGATCTTCCTGTTTGATTTATTTGTCTATGTTGACTTGTTGGTATCGTTGAACCCATGCGTACTTTCTTGATTTCAGATTAGTTAAACAACTTGACATTTTTGAGGGCTTTCGCAACTGGGCTGCCCGACATCCCACCTTCCCAAGTCCATTAAGTTGAAAATAGAGAGCGTCGAGCTAATTCAACGAGAAGATTCTGTAGAAAGTCATAAACATGTTAATCATCAACAATTTAATTGGACCACTGTCATAGCTTTGTGGTTACATCCAAATCTTATATTGCTTGGTAAGCCTTCATTGGTAACGGCGTCGAGAGCATTTATAATCGCCATTTCCAACTGTCTTCAAAACATCGGTCTAGGCACAATGTGGGGAACAGCAGGGACCACGATGACCATCTCAACAGCATGATTCAGTAGGATTCTTCTGGTTTAAGAAGAGTCATGACATCAACCACACTTTGTCGTCCGAGAGCATCCGCCTTACTATGACGTCTCTCGGATTTCCGGGTTTACGGATATACACCCAGCAGTTACGTTCCATTGGCAGTATACTGGCCAGACAATGCTGTGAAAGTCTATAGAAAAGCTTAAACAACATGAGTCTTAAAACAATTGCCACTAGTCAAGTATATAAATTCATTATGGGTCATGGTAGAACCGGACAGCGATGCGAGGATCAACACCAGGGCTGAATCAGACGAGCCCTAAACATGGAGACCATCCGCGATTCAACCTTTGGAAAGCTCGTGCGCGTGTTTACTAGGAATCGGTTGCTACGATACCCAGAGGAAGTTAATCCGGCTCTTTGGACAGAATGTTTGAAACCGGAACCCAGtgtcaaagatgaagaggcaGCGACGTTGGCGGACACCGAGGAGGACACCTTCGGTCTATACGCCGTTATGTCACAGGCGTCACGAGCTTCGCGTCGTCTGAACTCGATAGCTTCGACCGCTGGTGTCGATAGAGGAACACCGCTTCTGGTGGATTGGCGTGGACCAGATGATCCTGAGGTACGTATACAGACTTGCTTCCCTGAACACGGTCTCCACCATCAAGTACTTACATGCATGCAGAATCCTCAGAATTGGAGCACAACTAAAAAGCTCCTTGTAAGTAGCCAGATCTGGATGTTAACCTTTGCCATCTACATCGGATCTGCGATCTATACCCCAGGAATCGAAGGCGTCTCGGAACAATTCAGTGTAAGTAGAGTCGCCGCAACACTCGGGCTGACACTCTTCGTGCTGGGATATGGCCTAGGTACGTCCCATTCATGGATCGTAACTAAGCGTACCCCCATCAATCAACATACTAACCACACCCCCAGGTCCAATGGTCTGGTCCCCTCTCTCAGAGCTACCAACCGTCGGCCGAAACCCTACATacatcctcaccctcgtcgtctttgtcttcttccaatTCGCCGTCATCTACGCAAAGAACTTCGGCATGCTACTCGCATTCCGGTTCTTGACCGGCTTTCTCGGCTCCCCAGCCCTTGCAACCGGCGGAGCATCCATGGGAGACATGTGGAACCCGAAAGTGCGCGACTACATGATCGCTATCTGGGGCTGTTTCGCCATCTCCGCTCCCGTCCTGGGCCCTCTCGTCGGCGGCTTCGCAGCCTCCGCAAAAGGATGGACATGGACCATCTGGCAGCTGCTCTGGGCCAGCGGGTTCACACTGGTCCTactattcttcttcctcccggAAACCTTCACGCCCAATATTCTTTGGCGACGAGCACGTCGTGTACGGAAGATCACGGGGAACTCGAACTACAAATGCGAAGCGGAGATCGAGCTCAGCCATGTCAGACCTAAGGTACGTTagcaagaacaacaacaacaacgaCAACGACATCTACCcccaacccaaacccaaaccctAACAACATCTAACTCAACAACCAGGACGTCCTCTTCGAAGCCGCAATCCGACCCTTCCAACTCTGCTTCCTCGAACcaatcgtcttcttcctAAACCTCTACATCTCCCTAATCTACGGcatcctctacatcttcttcgaagccTTCCCAATCGTCTTCAGCGAAATCCACGGTTTCAACATGGGCCAAACCGGCCTCGCCTTCCTCGGGATCCTAATCGGAGCGATCCTCATAATACCGTGCTACTTCTACTGGAAAGCCAAATACCAATCTCAGCATTTCGACCAGAACTGGAACATCGCACCCGAACACCAGCTGCCCCCAGCCTGCGTGGGGGCGTTCGCGCTCCCGATTTCGCTGTTCTGGTTTGGGTGGACGGGGAACTTTGAGAGCGTGCATTGGATTGTGCCGATTGTGGGGTCGGTGTTTTTTTCGGTCGGGGGGTGTTTGATCTTCAATGGGATTTTTTGTTATCAGGCTCATGCGTATCCGAGGTATGCGGCTTCGGTGTTGGCGGGGAATGATTTTATGAGGTCGTCGTTTGGGGCTgggtttcctttgtttgCGACGGCTATGTTTCATAATCTGGGGGTTGGCTGGGCGTGTACGCTTCTTGGATGCTTGACGGTGTTGTTTGTGCCCTATCCTTTTATTTTGTTGAAGTttgggaggaggttgaggatggcgAGTAAGTATGCGAGGCATGATATCTGATTCTGCTCctttgtatatatactggGTTACGAATGTGGATGCGATGAACTGCAGTTCATGATGAATATAATTCTTTCATGTCGGTAGCAACAGCCAATCTATATGCGAGCTGTTGTATTATGGCCATAGAAACAAAAATGCGTTCAAATCAGTCGGTCAATCATCGAGTCTTGACAAATCAGTGAGGTATTCCacgtaaaaaaaaaacttcCAATTCCCGGGTCCCATCGCAACCATCCCATCCCATTCCAATAactagaaagaaaatcgTCTTTTATACATGACGTAAACCCTCAACAGACAAAATGCAAACAGGCGAATGTACAGGTAGATCGATCAGCAGGGGAGTATCTCGCGAGGGGGGTGATAGGGGCGTTGATTGATTTTGTTCATTATCGTCGTGATTTCAAAATTCAATGTCGTATTAATCGTGTGTCGTTCGTGCCATCGGAAAGTGCGTCATGTATAAGGtcgaaaacaaaagaaacgaagaagcaaaaagaaaaagcgtCCCTCCCATAGATTATTCTTCATCCGTCAACTGCCGTATCAGCTTGATGCTGAGAATCATCACCAACAAGCCTATCGTCGTCACCACCATCAGGCCAAATCCAAACCATCCGAGAACCATCGCAGAGCTACCAACTCCGCTCTTGACACTGCCATTGCCCATGTCTTGGGCAATGGTGCTCGCGGCGACGGATGCCGTGTGCTGCCATAGTACCGAGACCAGCACAAAGACGGATGCCACGAAAATCAGAGCCAGCGCTGCCTGAGATACGGGCCGGGAAGGAAACGGCTTCACCTCACGTTCTGAGCCGGTCGAGTCGATTTCTTCGTGCCATCCAGGGAAAGTCGCcagaaggatgaagcagaaaaATGCGAGGATAACGGCAACGATTCTATCAAAGTCAGTGGACCTATTCATGAATCCAGATAGAATCACCAAAGATTCTGGGAAACATACAGGAGATATGGGAAGACCACAGCATCCTTAAACGTTGATGCTACCCAAATCAGGTTCAGCGGATCTTGGTCCACAGTGACGACCTCAGCCAGGGCCGTTGCATTCGAATTGCAGATGTAGGCACCTCCTGATGGCGATACGCAGATTCCGAAATATCCCACACGGACTTCCATCTCCGCTCCTCCAACGATGTTCGCTGTCGCTTGCACTACGCCGGGATCCACTTGGGCAAGATTGAAGACGGGGTCGTAGCGTTGGTAATAGAgagagatcaagaagatgctGGGCATTTGTGGAGAGGACGACGAGCATCCGGCCAATAAGAGGGCTAATATGGTCAGTTGCATTCCGGAGGTGACAGCATAGTATGGGACATGGCTTACAGAGAAGAATAATGGTAACTGCAATAATTATCATAAGCACGTGATGGTAACCGATCATGGGAATGAAACCTATAATCACACAGACAATCAGTATACACAAACAGCATGGTTTCAAGAACAAGGGTCACATACGGGCCATCTTGTCCTTAAAATTGCCAGCCATGTCGACCGGTCAAGTCTCAGCCAGACTTATATCAGCTGATTGCTTCACACCGTAGCTTATATGACTCTCTTCTCGGGACCCCGAGAAGGAGTGATCGAAGAGCGCTTCGTTGCGCACTATGACAGAAAGTGCTGGTTGTTCCCTCGGTTCTGCGACCTGATCAAGCTGTTTTAATGCGCGACAGTCTCGGTTGTCAGTCCAAGCTGTGAAACTCTATGCCTGAAGAAGGTGATCGAAGAATGTCGGAACGTTCTGTCAGCCTTGACGTGGGTATGGAATGTGGGCTCGAGGGCACGAGGTCGAGGAACAATCCCTTGACGAATAGAATAAGGAATGTATGTCTGCTTTGCGTCGCAGTGCTCACGAGACCTGGACGATATACAAGATGTGTCAGATAGTTGAATTAAAAATCCGATAAGCTATGCCCCGATCTGGGGTTCAAATTCAACGACTTAGTGCcaaaaaaaggcaaagctGAGTACAAGGAATGGAgaggggagaaagagggaaggggagAATTGGGGAGAGAGATCGTAGCTAGCCAAATCCACACTTGCAATGAATGCCTGCCTCCCGAATTTTTTCCACACAACGAGCGAGAGTTGAGGTAACTGGtgacgatggtgatgataATGTGGTGGCTGGGAATGGAGAATATACTCCCAATGGAGGAGGCTGGGCATCACCTTTTGTTTACACCCGCTGGTTTCCCGGTAACCAGAATTCACCGCCCACTGTCCCTGAGGGACCCACGAGGCCCCATTGGGTCTGATCCGCCCCACCGATGGCGCTACGATCGATCAGGGACCAGGGATTGGTCCAGGCACGACTTTAGCCTTGGTCCCGCACGGCTTATCAGCCCTAATCCCTGATGGTCCCTTCCAGCCTCCTGCATTTACGTCTCATAGTGGGTTCTGTCCAGGTTTCATGCCGACGATCAATGCAAAGATATAAACTAAAATTACTCAAAGTGGCCTGACGTCGATCGTCTATCTCCAATATCGTCCAAGGTAGGGTATACACGACCAAAGATAATATAGAATAATGCGATACCTTAAAAACACCGGTGTATCTCTTCCAGATAAGACCCAACAGGATGATAACAATGCCAAAAAAAAACGCCAACACACCAAAGTTTATGCCATTCTGTATGGAGCCGGCAATGTATACCATCCAGAATCACTTGTTTGTATATGAAAATCGCTTGAGGTCGAATGCAACAGGTGTCCGGGGATGACTGGGTTCGTCACCATcgacatcctcttcttcactaTCGGGAACAATCATGTCTTCACTTCCTTGAGCAATATGATATGTGGCAGGGATCGGGCTTGCCTTAGAGGTGTTGGCCCCGATGTTACTGCCCAGGGCACTTGAtgttgaaagagaaggggtAAAGTTCAGAGAACGTGACCGAGCCAGCGCAGTCTGGCCGAGACGTTGCAAAGGTGTCAACCGTTGTCGCCTCGAAGGACTCCGGGAAACCCCAGCTTTCACCCTAGAGGGTGATCTAGAAATAAGCGGGCGATGAACCTGAGGATCTTTTGTTTGCGGGGTATCCAAGTTGGGGCTGGTATTCCTTTCCGCAGCTTCAAAAGTAAACTTAGACAACAGAGAAGAGTTTTGTTTGGCAATATGATAGTCAAGCACCTGGTGAAACACTTCAGGGTTGGAGTCCTCGTTAACAGAAGCTTTACTTGGAGTTTCAGCACTATCCTGTGGCTCTTCTGCAAGGACTTTCTGTTTCACAATTGCCGAATCTTCCGACGTGGTGAGTGCCGTTGACGGAGCCGCTTCTTCATGGTTGCCTTCGCGCGGCTCAGTTCCTATGTGAGGCTTGTCCTTGCAGTGGTTCGCAGTCTCTGACGAACCTACAATTTGTgtcatgatatcctcggctACTTCATCAGAAAACACATCGACAGCTGACTTTCGCGCTTTCTTACTTCGCGTCACCTTTGCACCGCTCGGGCTTGAATCACCCGGGGAGCTAGCAAAGAAACGACTGCGGCAATCTGGAAGACTTGGAAGGCTGGCCTCGTCCGTCTCCGAACAAAGTCGCTGCCGTTTGGTGGGCTGCAAGGTAGATGCTCTAGAGGCATGGGCCAAAAAAGAGTTCCGCTCCACACTCCTAACTAGTGGACTCGATAGCCTATTCACAGTAGCGGATCGGACGATTCCCGGCCGGGGCGTAACAGGACTGCTCTCCCAGGACCTATTGGCATGCCGTTCCAGTAGCCTTTGCTGGCTGGGAGATGGAGTGAGGCTATTTGGATCCAACTCAGCTAGAGGAGTCCGTTTTGGGGTGAAGAATGAGCTGATGGGTTTATTTGGCTTCAGTTCGGCGGATGAACCGAGCGTCTGGCGACGTTGGATGCCATGCATGAGCTTACCCGCGGGTGCAGGCCTTAAAACCAGCGGTTCTTTTGTTGTAGGATCCAAGTCACCACGAGCGACTCCAACTGCAAGCTCAGGGTCCACATCGGCGCCGATGTACGGCAGCTCTTCGAGGTTCACATCATCCTCCGGTGCAGTCAGAGTGACGAGCTTTCCAGCTTGGGGGCAAAATACTCTCTGGTAAAGGAAGGTGAGCTCTGCTTGTTTGAAATTCTCCAGATAATTCGTAGGAACATGATACTGGCCCTCAAATTGAAGCATCCGTAGCGCCTTCTCCACATTCCTGTATTTGCGAATACACCGATAGGCAGTTTTCAAACCCAGCCTTGCAATGTTGGGTAGGTAATCACAACCACTGAGGATACACATGCGTCTAAAGTCAGCATCAGTCCATCCTATAAGACTGACTTCGCGACAAGCTGCAAAATCTGCTCGGTTAATCTCAATACAGTCGCCATGCTGGTCTAGTTTAGACAACAGTCTTTTCGCGCCGAACACCAGCAAATCAGAGTCTTCTGATATGATACCATTGATGATGCCCTGGCGCTCAAGGTATACGAGTTGTGCATCTGCCTCATACGGAGCCACCATATACTGAACATTCATCTTTTTCAGTTCGTCGATCAATTGACGAGCCATTAAAGGGGTCACATCCACCGCTTTCTGGAATTCTTGATAAGCTTCCGCTGTCCTTCCCTTCCGCTGCAGTTCCAACCCAAGGGTTTTGCTTTCCTGACGCCGTTGATGTCGATCAGACTCGGTACCGGCTTTACTCGGTAGATTGTCACCGTCGAAGATAAGATATGGGGTAACTCCAAAATAGAGCAACATGCGGACCCGGTTCAGTACGAAATCGACATGTCTACAGTCCCATTAGCGCCCACACCGAAGAATATCCCACTCAAAGCTGCATACTTGGTCGTCGGCCGGTCCAAAACTAAGTCCACCGCGCAGGCGACCGTACCACGATGCAGCCATCCATACGCGTCGACCCCAAGTGTTTGTCCGCTAAACTTTTTCAAATGACATGGTTTTTGAATTGACttgagaagaccatggagcCCTAGCTGTCCAGTCAGCCTTCTCTGATCACTCCGAAAAAGACAAAGTGAAGCTGGGCATACCTTTAATGCCCATTATGGAAACCTTCGAAAGTCGAGCTGCTCCTCGTTAGGTCGTCAAGTTGAACATCCAAAACGGGTAACAGCTCTGACAGTCGACGGTTAGGACTCAGGAGGAGCGGTGGGCACGAGAACCATGAGGAGAAACTTCCGTAGAAATAGGAGCTGGAAGCCAATCAACCAACTTGGCGGGTCATTGAGTTATGTATGACCTAGACAACGAGACTGGAATGTAAGTTGACTGCCAGTATCAACCCTCCGACGCGCAACAGAAACGCGATAGGTTGATGCATACAGAGGAAGCCGTGATTGGTCGGACGTTGGCGGCGTTTGCCTCCACCATCACCGCCCTATCATTCTGCCGAGCGATAAGGATCGCGGAGAGATtagagggaaaaaaaaaaaaaaaggcaaggTTCTAGACTGCAACTTACTGTGCGCAGCATATAACATTATACTGCTTACTTTCTACCTTCTTTCAAATACAAGGGATTCAAAAAATCGCACCATGCCGAAGTCTTTCTCGAAGGTCCATAAGCATATCGCTAAAAAGAGAGGGGCAATTGACGCACTCCATGAGAACAGCAGAGATGCGAAGAGATTGCGCCGCGCAGGTATCAGAGATGATCGGGTTGCTCGTGTCTCTGCCACACTGGCCCGAGGACGACAGTCATACAGTAAGCTTCCAAAAGGCGCCTCTGTTTTCTACCGGACTTTTCTAATATAACTCCTAGTTGATCGGATCGTATACTTCCACGAGAATGTCCCAGAGGATGCAGGCGTCTTCTCGGATAGTGACATGATGAATTTAATTGTTAGGTAAGTCGAAGCAGAAAGTTAGCCCTCTAGTGACTATCCAATGTTTCATACGTATTAACACTTCCTGGCATAGATACATCAATCGAAGTGTCCCTGAGATCGAGCAATTACAGAGCGAGCGGAGGAAAGGCCGACCCCCCAGCAAACGGGAGGAAAATCTCCTACAGCGAACAGACGCAGAGAATAAAGAGTTTAAGACCGGTTTCTGGTTGCCCGATCTTGGCCAGGAAGATGTACTCAAGGCTCTTGCCTCGTGGAATGGAGATTGGTCCGGACTCAGTAGCATGAAGTTCATTCGCTTGACCAAGGATGGTGGGAAGCAGTCTTCAGCTTTTCCTCCTAAAGGGATGTCGTGATCTTTAGTTATGGGTTTGATTTAAGACCGTATCGCTCGCATTGGTTTTGGCACATAATGGCGTTGACGACCGTATATACCAGCATCTTGATATTCGTTAGTATGTTTCAAGGTTTGGCTACACAAGCAAATTAACAAAAATGTCTGCTATGCATCTGTGATGGTATTTCGCATCGCTGTTAGGCTACCACCTGTAGTGTAAAACAATAAACATAATAATGGCAACGGCACGATCAACTTCGCAGCAACACCGGCAGTTATTATCTTCAGCGCCTTCTGCATTGATCCTGGCTCTCAAATGTGTTATGTCTGTCAGCCAAAGCTGTAGCTTGGATCTACTTATGGCAAAGTGTGCGATTGACACTTTGTACTCTTAGCTTTTCTCATGATATAACCTCATTAAGCGCGAAGATCTTTGGGCAGTGACTACTGCGAGCTTTGATGCTCGAGACTTATTCAGACTTGTGCAATTGGTTTGTTCCCTCTGTATATTCCATGACTTTCCTGTATTTGAAATTGCTTTTGGCTAACTTTGTGACTATGAGTTGTGATACTAACGTCAGTTTCATAAAATATATTTCTATGGTACAGGTATTGGACGTTTTGTAGGTTGTGGTATATCGCTTGTAGATGAACGCAGAGTGACAGAAGATAATGTCTATTGATCCCAGAATTATTTGAGATTTCAACACCCTGGGCAATTGAAAACAATTTGATCGTGTATTCTGTATTAGTATATAAGGTCCCTCTTCAGATGTTGGGACGGAAAGGATGAATGCCTCAGGCCGACCGGTCGAGAGCTCCCGAGCTTGTTCTTGGCAAGCGGTAACATCATCAGTTTCCTGTTCGTCACCTCCAAACTTTCATTAAAattctcctccaacccaaCAGCCTCTGCATCCATCTAAACCTCACAATTCATCATGTTGTCGCTACGTACCATCGCCCGCTCTGTGCCTCGCACTTTCTCCCGCTCCATCGCCATCTCTTCCCGCTCTGCTCTCTTCCGACCTATTCCGACTGCTGCTCCTAAAAATGTTATCCTGCAATCTGCTCTGAAGCCTTCATACGCGGCTTTCTCGACTTCTAGCGTATTCAAACAGTCTCAAGCTGAAGGTAAGAAGAAATTGAACGCCTAATCCATTCAGGATTCGGAGGGAAAATtacaaggaaaagaaagaaagaaaactgcTCAAGACTTATGGCATGATGTAATATTCGTTTCTCTCGATTGCGCTGACAACGACTTCTATGTGTAGGTGATTTTGAGCTTGCTGCCAAGCTTGAGGATGAACTGAAGCATGAGAAGGCTTCTGGTCTTGAGGACCTGGATTCTTCCGTCCAGAACATCCAGTATGTTCTTCAGAACAACTCCTGGGAGGTATGTGCACCGAATCAAATGTTTTGCATCAACGAAGGCTGATTTGTGTCGGCTTGCAGGTCAAGGACGTCCCCGGTGACCAGGAGGTCGTGTTGACGAAGAAGTTCGGTAACGAGGAGTAAGTGCTTGGGTCTCCATTTCCCATCACCTCTTTCTATTTCCAATCCATCCCATTCTTGTACCCTATCCTAATGAAACCCCTATAATAGGATTCGCCTCACCTTTACCGTTGCGGACCTTCAGAACCTGAGCGAACAAGAGGAATTCGACGACCAGGCTTTGAGTGACGAGCTGGATTTTGAGGGCGGCCACCAGCCCGCTAACCGGGGTGCCTCTGGCAACGTTGCCCAGCACCCCGAGGATCGGGTTGCCCCGGCTGATCGCGAGCTGGATGAGTTGGACCGTGATCTGGAGCCCAGCTTCCCTGCCCGCGTCAACATCACCGTTGAGAAGCCAAGCAACGGCGCTTTGCTGATCCAGACTGTTGCCCAGGATGGTCTCTTCCAGATCGAGGAGGTCTCCTACTTCTCTAAGCCTGACTTGGCACATGCCCAGACAGCTGAAAAGGACTGGGCTAGACAGAGCCTCTACGCTGGACCTCCCTTTGAGAACCTCGATGAGGATCTGCAGACCTTCTTGGAGCGTTACCTCGAGGAGAGAGGCATCAACGCAGAGCTCGCCAACATGATTCCTGACTACATCCAGgtgaaggagcagaaggaatACGTTCGCTGGCTCGAGAGTAAGTTACCACAACCCTTGCgatattagtatctatatctaaCAGTGGGACTTTTAGACgtcaagaacttcatcaCCGCTTAAATGCAGACCAATGATGCATTAATGCGTCTGCAAATATGCATTGGTTAAATCCCTACTCCTAATTCTAATTCTACATTCCTCGACTTTCTCGTGATCTTTTTGTGAGGGAGTTTGCCGTAACTTCCTGTCATGTTAGCTTGACGTCTGTCCATGCAAGTCGCCTATGACAATATTTGCTAGGCAGTGTGCACGTGTATCAATATAGAAACGAATTTAGCATCTACATgtattatatttaaaaattGCATCCTACAGTATGATATTATGCTTCAAGGATTACCTACGTTCAAAAGCGTTAAGCACCATCAGTTCTATAATGACGGTCTCATGTTCACCATTCATATCCCTGATTAGTAGGTTGTCAGGAGAAATATAAAATCATGCCTATGTCTTGAAGTAATCCTGTGACAACACCGAAACGCCGTATGCATCCTAACGCTGCCTTCAGCATGTATACTCCAAAACCGCTCGAAAAGTACCAAAAGTCCTAGGTAGAAGACCCACAGAAAGTAGATGCAAGGGTTTAAAACTCCATACTTTCAGTCTTCACCTCCGTCATGTCTTCGTTTCGCTCCCGCTTCCCACCGCGTTCCTCCTTGAGAAGACCGGCAATGAACGAGCGGAAATAATCAACATATGGCTTGAGACTCGTTTTCTCATAATCCTGGAGTTTGCGGCTTCCTCTCACATCAGAGTCATTGGGCACGcttccctccccatccacagCGTCTCCTGCGCCGTTACTGGGGTTCTCTGCATCGTACGCATCAATCTCCCCAAGTAGTTGTGTGACCGTGGGAACTGAAAGCGGGTCAAATTGCTCAGCCTTTCGAGCATCAATGGGAACACAAACGCGACCTGTGCCAGGGTGTATGACGAACGGGCTCTTGAGCAAGTGAATCATCTTCTTACTGACTTCAGAATCAAGGCGGGGATAAGTGTACTCCAAAACAATATCCTGCTTCGCCTCGCGTAATGTAGAAGTTTTCAGAGTGCTGCTTTTTCCCGTCTTCGCGAGCGAGTCAATGTCGGCCCATTTGTTCGTACTAGAGCGGTCTGGTGATGATTCCCATTTCTTGCGCAACGCATCATTCAAGGCCTTGTCGGGAAGTAGCGCTAGGAGGCGTTGCGCCTGCTCCGAGCTAACAAAAGTGTCCTGGTCTACCAAGGTAGTCTGGGCGAAGTAAGGCTTCAGGATCTCCAGACTACGGGACATATGCGGATGCAGCGGACGCTTCAGATTGACACGCTTGCCGCTCTGGGCCCCTCCTCGTAAGAGGTCCAGATATCCTGCAATGGCCCGTCGCCGATCATCTGGAAGACTGCGAGCACGTGGATCACAGACCCAGGCGTGGGCACCACGACGACCAGAGTAAACCCATAAGATGTGTTGGAATCCAAAGTCGTCCCGCAACGCCGTGTCGACAACCTTCATGGCCATGGTTACAAATGTCCAGCATTTCCCACAGATATTCGCCTTTTCGCAACAGGATCGGATGTCGTCATAATCTGTCAAATCGATATCGAACACTAATTCCTTAGAAACTGGTTTCATCTGACCCCCTCGTAAAGTTTTCCGATCGCGGGGGTTTGTGTTGTAGACGGGGCCGATTTCAAAACGGGACGGGTTCATGCGCAGGATATCTTTACGGAAGCTAGTAGGGGGTCAATGATGTGTTGCATAACAGAGGATGCCTTGGTATATCCGCTTACAGATCTGCCGTCGCATATGAT from Aspergillus oryzae RIB40 DNA, chromosome 1 encodes the following:
- a CDS encoding MFS transporter (synaptic vesicle transporter SVOP and related transporters (major facilitator superfamily)); translation: METIRDSTFGKLVRVFTRNRLLRYPEEVNPALWTECLKPEPSVKDEEAATLADTEEDTFGLYAVMSQASRASRRLNSIASTAGVDRGTPLLVDWRGPDDPENPQNWSTTKKLLVSSQIWMLTFAIYIGSAIYTPGIEGVSEQFSVSRVAATLGLTLFVLGYGLGPMVWSPLSELPTVGRNPTYILTLVVFVFFQFAVIYAKNFGMLLAFRFLTGFLGSPALATGGASMGDMWNPKVRDYMIAIWGCFAISAPVLGPLVGGFAASAKGWTWTIWQLLWASGFTLVLLFFFLPETFTPNILWRRARRVRKITGNSNYKCEAEIELSHVRPKDVLFEAAIRPFQLCFLEPIVFFLNLYISLIYGILYIFFEAFPIVFSEIHGFNMGQTGLAFLGILIGAILIIPCYFYWKAKYQSQHFDQNWNIAPEHQLPPACVGAFALPISLFWFGWTGNFESVHWIVPIVGSVFFSVGGCLIFNGIFCYQAHAYPRYAASVLAGNDFMRSSFGAGFPLFATAMFHNLGVGWACTLLGCLTVLFVPYPFILLKFGRRLRMASKYARHDI
- a CDS encoding Fig1 domain-containing protein (predicted protein), whose product is MAGNFKDKMARFIPMIGYHHVLMIIIAVTIILLSLLLAGCSSSSPQMPSIFLISLYYQRYDPVFNLAQVDPGVVQATANIVGGAEMEVRVGYFGICVSPSGGAYICNSNATALAEVVTVDQDPLNLIWVASTFKDAVVFPYLLIVAVILAFFCFILLATFPGWHEEIDSTGSEREVKPFPSRPVSQAALALIFVASVFVLVSVLWQHTASVAASTIAQDMGNGSVKSGVGSSAMVLGWFGFGLMVVTTIGLLVMILSIKLIRQLTDEE
- a CDS encoding putative exonuclease (5'-3' exonuclease); translated protein: MGIKGLHGLLKSIQKPCHLKKFSGQTLGVDAYGWLHRGTVACAVDLVLDRPTTKHVDFVLNRVRMLLYFGVTPYLIFDGDNLPSKAGTESDRHQRRQESKTLGLELQRKGRTAEAYQEFQKAVDVTPLMARQLIDELKKMNVQYMVAPYEADAQLVYLERQGIINGIISEDSDLLVFGAKRLLSKLDQHGDCIEINRADFAACREVSLIGWTDADFRRMCILSGCDYLPNIARLGLKTAYRCIRKYRNVEKALRMLQFEGQYHVPTNYLENFKQAELTFLYQRVFCPQAGKLVTLTAPEDDVNLEELPYIGADVDPELAVGVARGDLDPTTKEPLVLRPAPAGKLMHGIQRRQTLGSSAELKPNKPISSFFTPKRTPLAELDPNSLTPSPSQQRLLERHANRSWESSPVTPRPGIVRSATVNRLSSPLVRSVERNSFLAHASRASTLQPTKRQRLCSETDEASLPSLPDCRSRFFASSPGDSSPSGAKVTRSKKARKSAVDVFSDEVAEDIMTQIVGSSETANHCKDKPHIGTEPREGNHEEAAPSTALTTSEDSAIVKQKVLAEEPQDSAETPSKASVNEDSNPEVFHQVLDYHIAKQNSSLLSKFTFEAAERNTSPNLDTPQTKDPQVHRPLISRSPSRVKAGVSRSPSRRQRLTPLQRLGQTALARSRSLNFTPSLSTSSALGSNIGANTSKASPIPATYHIAQGSEDMIVPDSEEEDVDGDEPSHPRTPVAFDLKRFSYTNK
- a CDS encoding translation machinery-associated protein 16 (predicted protein), whose amino-acid sequence is MPKSFSKVHKHIAKKRGAIDALHENSRDAKRLRRAGIRDDRVARVSATLARGRQSYIDRIVYFHENVPEDAGVFSDSDMMNLIVRYINRSVPEIEQLQSERRKGRPPSKREENLLQRTDAENKEFKTGFWLPDLGQEDVLKALASWNGDWSGLSSMKFIRLTKDGGKQSSAFPPKGMS
- a CDS encoding MAM33 family protein (MAM33, mitochondrial matrix glycoprotein), which encodes MLSLRTIARSVPRTFSRSIAISSRSALFRPIPTAAPKNVILQSALKPSYAAFSTSSVFKQSQAEGDFELAAKLEDELKHEKASGLEDLDSSVQNIQYVLQNNSWEVKDVPGDQEVVLTKKFGNEEIRLTFTVADLQNLSEQEEFDDQALSDELDFEGGHQPANRGASGNVAQHPEDRVAPADRELDELDRDLEPSFPARVNITVEKPSNGALLIQTVAQDGLFQIEEVSYFSKPDLAHAQTAEKDWARQSLYAGPPFENLDEDLQTFLERYLEERGINAELANMIPDYIQVKEQKEYVRWLEMGLLDVKNFITA